One Campylobacter sp. MIT 12-8780 DNA window includes the following coding sequences:
- the ychF gene encoding redox-regulated ATPase YchF, protein MNLSVGIVGLPNVGKSTTFNALTRSQNAQSANYPFCTIEPNKALVNVPDTRLKELAKIVNPQKILHSVIEFVDIAGLVKGASKGEGLGNKFLSNIRETEVILHLVRCFDDGNITHVEGEVDPIRDIEIIQTELILADIEQLSKKIERLNKEARANAKGAKESLELANALLEHLNKGLSASSFEDKENEVFKSLNKELRLLSAKEVIYGANVDEASLSKENAYVKAVKEYAKTHHHEVIMLCAKIEEELVGLSEEEANELLASLGAKESGLNSIIKIAFHKLGLINYFTAGEIEVRSWTIYKGDKAPRAASVIHNDFEKGFIKAEVISYEDFIACGGEAKAKEAGKLRLEGKDYVVQDGDVMHFRFNV, encoded by the coding sequence ATGAACCTTTCAGTAGGTATAGTAGGCTTACCAAATGTTGGTAAATCCACGACTTTTAATGCCTTAACCAGATCCCAAAATGCTCAAAGTGCAAATTATCCTTTTTGCACCATAGAGCCAAATAAAGCCCTTGTTAATGTGCCAGATACTAGGCTAAAAGAGCTTGCTAAGATAGTAAATCCTCAAAAAATCTTGCATTCTGTGATAGAATTTGTAGATATTGCAGGACTTGTAAAAGGAGCGAGCAAGGGCGAGGGCTTGGGTAATAAATTCCTCTCAAATATAAGAGAAACCGAGGTGATCTTGCACCTTGTGCGTTGCTTTGATGATGGAAATATCACTCATGTTGAAGGCGAGGTTGATCCTATAAGAGATATAGAAATCATTCAAACCGAGCTTATCTTAGCTGATATTGAACAACTTAGCAAAAAAATAGAAAGGCTAAACAAAGAAGCAAGGGCAAATGCTAAGGGTGCAAAAGAAAGCCTAGAGCTTGCTAATGCTTTGTTAGAGCACCTCAATAAAGGCTTAAGTGCAAGCAGTTTTGAAGACAAAGAAAATGAAGTTTTTAAAAGCCTTAACAAAGAACTTCGCTTGCTTTCAGCCAAAGAAGTGATTTATGGGGCAAATGTTGATGAGGCGAGTTTAAGCAAGGAAAATGCTTATGTAAAGGCTGTGAAAGAATACGCCAAAACGCATCATCATGAAGTGATCATGTTGTGTGCAAAGATAGAAGAAGAGCTTGTTGGACTAAGTGAAGAAGAAGCAAACGAGCTTTTAGCATCTTTAGGCGCAAAAGAAAGTGGCTTAAATAGTATCATTAAAATCGCTTTTCATAAACTAGGGCTTATTAATTATTTTACCGCTGGTGAGATAGAAGTAAGAAGCTGGACTATTTATAAAGGCGATAAAGCCCCAAGAGCAGCAAGCGTTATACACAATGACTTTGAAAAAGGTTTTATCAAGGCTGAAGTGATAAGTTATGAGGACTTTATCGCTTGTGGGGGAGAAGCCAAAGCAAAAGAAGCTGGCAAACTTCGCCTTGAAGGCAAGGACTATGTGGTTCAAGATGGCGATGTTATGCATTTTCGCTTTAATGTATAG